In Carcharodon carcharias isolate sCarCar2 chromosome 3, sCarCar2.pri, whole genome shotgun sequence, a single window of DNA contains:
- the LOC121276401 gene encoding fucolectin-1-like, whose product MSAHYLLVFACLWGFANAHPSKGNLAATIRATQSSVQHFLGVAPHAIDGNENTDFNVGSCSRTRVQRSPWWRVDFFYHYHVYVVEITTSKDGGDLSGAEIRIGDSLKENGNANEICAKIERIPAGGTQRFNCAGLGVHGRYLTIRVPNKEVALSLCEVKAFGAHEPHDEHEH is encoded by the exons ATGTCAGCTCATTACCTGCTGGTGTTTGCCTGTCTCTGGGGCTTTGCTAATGCCCATCCCTCTAAAG GAAATCTGGCTGCCACCATTCGAGCTACCCAGTCCAGCGTTCAACATTTTCTCGGAGTCGCTCCACATGCCATCGATGGAAACGAGAACACTGATTTCAATGTGGGATCGTGCAGTCGCACGAGAGTGCAACGgtccccttggtggagggttgATTTTTTCTACCATTACCATGTCTACGTTGTAGAAATCACCACCAGCAAGGATGGAGGGGACTTGAGCGGAGCGGAAATTCGCATCGGAGACTCATTAAAAGAAAATGGCAATGCTAACGAAAT CTGCGCCAAAATCGAGAGAATTCCAGCAGGAGGGACACAAAGATTTAACTGTGCAGGTCTCGGAGTGCACGGTCGCTATTTGACCATCCGTGTTCCAAACAAGGAGGtggccctgtcgctgtgtgaggTGAAAGCGTTTGGAGCACATGAACCTCACGATGA ACATGAACATTGA